TTCGATCGGATAGTCCTTAATATCGACGGACGCGACGATGCTGCGTGTCGGTGCTGCTGCCTCTTCCTCTGCCACTCGTTCTCTCCATTAAGTCGCGGCCGTCCTCGTCACGAGGTTTGCCGGGTCGAAGCAAAATCTAAGCCGCCTTTTAGTCCACCCGTCCTTTCGGAGGCAAGCTATGCCTGATGTTCGTGCCATGATCGCCATAGGGGTACGGGGCCAGTTCGGCCTCGACGGCAAATTGCCCTGGGAGGGCGATAAAAGGCCGGAATTCAGGGAGGATGTGGCGCGATTTTTCGAAATGACGCGCGGCCATGTGCTGCTGATGGGGCCAAAGACCTATGCGTCGGTCCCAAGCTTTGCCTTCACAGATCGGACGATCGTAACGATCCGCTCGTCGCAGACGCCGGAAGAGGCGCTGGCGCCCTTCCAGGACCGTATCGTCTATATCGGTGGCGGACCGTCGGTCTATGCCGCCTATGCCCGCCTCATCCGCCATTGGGACATCAACCGGCTGCCCTATGACGGCGAAGCCGACAGCTGGTTTGATCCCGCCTGGCTTGTCGCAGGGTAAGGGCCGAACCCCATGACTCAAACCCTCGTCCTTCGAGACGCTTGCTGCGCAAGCTCCTCAGGATGAGGGTTTGGAATTGGACGCCTTGAGATATCGATTCTAAAGCGCGACGTAGATGAACTTCTCGGTGCCCTTGAGCTTCGGATAGTTCTCGCGGATCGCCTTTGCGATTTTGCCGACGAGGTCCTTATCGCCCGCGGCGCTCTTGCCGACGAAATCGGTGCCGGCGCTCCAGATCTCGAAAAACCCGTGCAGGGCCTGGTCGTAATCGTCGCCCGTGGGGTTGGCGGTCATATCGTGCAGGGAGACGATGCCGTTTGCATCGATTTCCAGCCGCCATTCCCGGTCGTCCTTCACGGACGCGAGCAG
The Methyloferula stellata AR4 DNA segment above includes these coding regions:
- a CDS encoding dihydrofolate reductase gives rise to the protein MPDVRAMIAIGVRGQFGLDGKLPWEGDKRPEFREDVARFFEMTRGHVLLMGPKTYASVPSFAFTDRTIVTIRSSQTPEEALAPFQDRIVYIGGGPSVYAAYARLIRHWDINRLPYDGEADSWFDPAWLVAG